ACTGTTCGTAAAAACACAAAGGTGCAATTACGGGCAAACCTTGTTTGGCATTAAAATACATGGCAGTATATAAAAATGGCAATAATTTGTAGCGCCATTCAATTGCTTGGCGACAAAGGTCGGTAAAGGTTGGGCCATACGACCATGGCTCTTGGTCGGCAGTAAGGCTGCGCTGCCGCTCGGCTACGGTATCTTCGTTTACGGCTGCGGCACCATCAACATTAAAACCCATGGTGTGGGTACGCATTACCACATGAAAAATGCTTAACTGCAACCACCGCAAATACAGCAAAGGCGAGGGCTGGTCAACAAAGCCGCCTATATCGCTGCCGCACATCGAAAACCCCGACATGCTAAGCTGTAAACACTGCCTGCAAGCTATGCGCAAATGCTCCCAGGTAGCAATATTATCGCCTGTCCAAACGGCGGCATAACGCTGCCCACCTGCATACGAGGCGCGGGTAAGCACAAAGGGGCGAGTTTGTGGACGCAGTTGTTTTAAACCATTAAAAGTAGCCCTTGCCATTTGCATCCCGTAAATATTATGTGCTTTTTTATGGTTGGTTGTATGCCCGTCGTAATGATGCAACACATTGTTCGGAAAAGTTTTGCGGGCTACCTCAAAAACGGCAGGCTCGTTCATGTCGTTCCAAATGCCGGCTACGCCATTGTCAACCAAACCTTTATACAGTTGCCCCCACCATGCACGGGCTTTAGGGTGCGTAAAATCGGGGAAAACACACTCGGGCGGCCAAACAGGGGCTTTTACTAATTTTCCATCTGGCCGATGGCAAAAAACACCTGCCTCTTTTCCGGATTGATAGACCCAATAAGAAGCATTGGTTCTGATGCCGGGATTAATCATTACAACCGTTTTAAAACCCATGTCTTTCAAGTCCTCAATTAAAGTATCCGGATTTGGAAAATAGTCCTCGTTCCAAGTAAAGCATTTGTATTGTTGCATGTAATCAATATCTAAATAAATGGCATCGCAGGGTATTTGTAACTCCCTAAATGTGCTGGCAATTTGCCTTACTTTGGCTTCGGGGTAATAACTCCATCGGCACTGGTGATAGCCCAAGGCCCAAAGCGGCGGCAATTCGGGGTATCCGGTTAAAAAATGATATTGTTGGCTTACCGTTAACAATTGCGGGCCATAAATAAAATAATAATTCATTTCGCCTCCTCGCGCCGAAAAGCTCATCACTTGGTTATTCTTTCTGTCAAAACTAAACCGGGTTTGATAGGTGTTATCTAAAAAAATGCCATAGCCTAAGCCTTCGGCGGTTAAACCGTAATAAAACGGAACAGCCCGGTATAATGGGTCGGTTGTTTGTGTGTAGGCAAAACTATCGGTACACCAGTTTTCGTAAGCACGGCCACGCAAATTTAACGCGCCCGATTTGTCGCCTAAGCCAAAATAAGCCTCTCCGGATGGTGCTTTTTTTGTTATTTTTATGTTAGTAGTGCCCTTAATTAAACTATGTCTGAGGTAAAACCCCTTTTCATCTTGGTTAATAATTTGAAACGTTTGGGCATCGAGCAGCGTTATTAAAAGCCCTTTTTTTGCAATTCGGCAAATAAGATATTTGGTTTTAAGCTCATAGAAGTCGAGGTGCTCGGTAAAATTTTGCTCGGCGTGCAAATCCGGATGAAATGTTTTGGCAATGGCATACGAAAAATTAGGGTCAAAATCGCCATCAAAACTATATTTGAATTGCAACATCGTTGTGCTTAATACTGTTATAGTTAAGGCAACTTTGTTGTTGCAGTAAATGGTATATTGGTTGCCTTCGGTTTGGTAAAAAACGGCGTTATCGGCAAAAAAACGTTTTACAACATCGGGCTTGCGTTCGTTGGGATTTTCGGGTAATATTGGTGCTGCTAATAATTTAGCCTGATTTTTCTTTTTCGTCATGTTGGCAACATTTAAGTATATGAGTTTTGAACCAGCAAAATTACGGTATGCCTAAAATAAATCCGGATAAAATAGTAGGGCTTTTAAAAATAAAAATGCTTAGAGTCTGTCTAAAAATAAAATGTCATAAAAAAGACCCTGTGTTTAATATATTTGTTTTTGGTGCAAACTTATTGTATTTTTGTATTAACTAATATGAACCTTCTTAAACTATGATAAACATTCGCGACCTTGCCCCTACAATTTTACCCCTTAACTATGATTGGTTAAACGCTTTTTATCAAGCACAAATTAATATTTTTGACACATCAGGAGGGGGCATAATTTATTTTCCGGCAGGTATTTACTACTTTTCACACACCTTGCAAGTGTTTTGCAACTGTATCATAAAAGGCGAAGGACCCCACAGCAGCCAGCTAATTATATCGCCCAATAAATTTTACGACCCCATTAGTGGTGGTAACAACCTACCAATACCCCCCGATGGTATTATTGCCCACGGCACTAACGGAGGCGGCGGAACGTGGCTTACCCTCGGCTCGTCTTTTACTAAAATAGCCCCCCATTGCCGCCGACCCTCAATGATACCTTAAAAACCAATTTACAAAACAAAGTTTTAGACCAAAGCGTGGCTAATATTAATTTTGGGCGAGCCTATTTGCATTTACAAGATATTGAACTTGTTTATAAAACTTTTACCATACCCAATATTAGTAATAATTTCGATACAGGACACGGCATACTAATGCACGCGCCGGCAACAATAGTAAACTGCATAATACAAGGGTTTAATGGCGATGGTATTCATATAGCTGCAGAACAACCCGAAAGTTGTTATATAGACAGCATTTATAGCTATAACGGCGAATATAAACCCGTTATGTGGCACCCATTTAGCGATAAAGTTAGCCCTACCCTAAACAGGGCTTTTAGCTTTGAACAGAACGATTATAACGATCCTACAAAAAACAAAATATTAGTACGCGCTGCCATAGGTACAAACAAAATAGCTTTAATTAATAATGTTTCCGGAATTAGATTTAAAGCCAACCCTCCCGAACCTCTTGGCCTAAATTATAAATTAGTTACAACCAAAACAGACGGTACTGTTATAGAAAAAGTACTTACCGAAGAATTATTTACCGAACCCTTTGAAGTAAACGAAACAACTACCGTACTACAAATTACCGGACTTGAAAATCTATATTTTAAAGAAATTGATATTATAGCAAATGATAACGATAAAACAGTTGCCATAAACTTACATATATACAAAGCCGAATATGCCTACCCGCGCATAGGCACCAACGCAAATGAGTTTCGTATAATGAATACGCAAGTAATTGGCTGCGGCGGGCACGGCGTACACACTTATGGCGGCGATGCCAATGCAGGGCTTTTTTTAAATGTAGTTTGCATAAATAATGGTGGTTATGGCTTCTACGAAAACTCAACCTTAGGCAATATGTATTGTGGCTGCCATGCCTCGGGCAATGGCGCAAATAGTAAGTACCAAGGACTAAACGCCAATTATGTTATGGTTGATACCAATGCAAACATAGCCGCACTAAACAACCACAATGTAGTTTTAAACGCTACCGCTGGCCAAGATGGCATTATACACAACCGAGGCAACTGGCTATGGGGCAGCCCTGTTAGAAACCCCCTGCCCGCGCCAAATATAGCATCTAAATTTGAAAGTTACCCCGTAATACTAAACCAACCCAACGAAGAAAACCCACATGCCGAATTTTTGCAAATTGTAGGCGGGCTATCCTTTATAAATAGAAAATCAAACAACGAACAAGCTAATTTATCTTTTCCGGCGGGCTATGGAAATGGGGTATTATCTTTTTACATAAATGGCCCCAGCCCCGACGAACCCGATACAAATAAACTTCATTCGAGATACTTTTTAAACTACGATAGTAATAATGGAAACTATGCAATAGAGTCAGAATCAACAAATTACAAGGCATTGCAATTAACAAGTTTTTATAATAAAAAACTTTTACTACCCGGATACCCCTATTTGCACAGGTACTATTTAGGTAGCGAAAACCAAAAAGTACTGTTGGCAGTTAGTAGTAATAACCCACAACAAATTTTTGAAACTATAAGAGACTGTCTAAAAATTAAAAATTGGCATGCCAGTCCTAAAAATTGATAGGAAAAAAGTTATTAAAAGAGATGTGAATAAAAGACTATCAGTTTGACGTTTAAATAATAATTCATAGCTTTATGAAAATCAAACACATAAAGTAAAATGAAAACCTACCCAAGCAGTCTCACCGATAGTCAATGGAGTGCAATATTAGGCATTTTAGACGACAAACGGAAACGAAAACACAGTTTAAGAGAAATTTTTAATGCGCTGTTCTATTTGCTTAAAACTGGCTGTCAATGGCGCATGCTGCCGTTCCATTTTCCGTCATGGAAGCTTGTTTACTACTATTTTACCAAGTGGAAGAAGGATGGGACGATAGAACTCATCCATGAAATACTCAGGGATAAGACTCGAAAGCAAGCAGGCAGGGCTTCATCGCCAAGTGTTGGTATAATTGATAGCCAGAGCGTAAAGACAACAAGCGTCGGAGGCTTGTGCAGAGGGATTGACGGGGGTAAAAAAGTTAAAGGCAGAAAGCGGCATATTATTGTAGATACAATGGGACTACTTTTAGCGGTTGTGGTTCATGCGGCAAATGAGCATGACAGTAAATCAGCCCCAATGGTTATAGCTGACCTCAGAGGCAGGTTTTGCAGATTGGTAAAGATAGTAGCTGATGGCGGGTATAGAGGCGAGTTAATTGAAAATACCCGCAAAACGTTTGGGTGGGTGGTTGAGGTTGTAAGTAGATCGAATACAGCCTCGAAATTCGAAGTATTGCCAAAAAGATGGATTGTTGAAAGAACTTTTGCATGGCTCGAAAGCTATCGAAGATTGAGTAAAGACTTTGAGTTCCAAACCGAAACGAGCCAGACAATGATCCAACTTGCCATGATAAAATTGATGCTTAATAGAATTAGAAAATAAAATTTAGACAGGCTCTAAAAAATAAAAGCTTCACTGAAATAAACGATTATTTTGAATTTCATATTTGCGTCGATTTTTTAGAATATCTCAAAACGGGCGATATAGTGTTCAATAATTTTACAGATGTAAAAAATTGCTTAGGTTGGGTTTGTATTTCGGCAGAAATAGAATTTAACAAAGATAAACTCGATGAAAGTAAGGTATTAGCGTTTTTATGGCAACCCTTTGGCGAAATAGAAGATTTTTAACCTTTAAAATAATTTATCATTAAAATTAGTTTAATAGTAGTATTTGTTTTTTTCTTAAATATTACAGTTTGCGCACAAGGTTGGGTTAGAGGTTTAGCACCTTATCTAAAGAGCGACTCTTATAGCTATTGTGAGGATTTTTGCGTATTAAATGAAGATAGTATTATAGCCTTAATTGAGTATGATTTTTTTTTAGATAAAAAAAACACAAGTATTGTTAAGTTTGCCAAAACTGGTTTGCCAGAAATATTAATTGAATTGACTGAAGGAAACTACAATTACCTTTTTCCTGTCCAAGATGATTGCTATTTTATTGTTGATGGGTATCTTTCTTTCAATTTTTCATACAATATAAATATTATATATGTTGACTTAAAAACTAAAACGGTAAAATGGGAGGCAACTATCGATACTGTTGACAAATTTTATAAACCTGTTTTTTTGCCCTACGAAAAAAGCCTTATATTTATTGACCAAAAAAGAATAGAACACTACGATTTTATCCCTTTTGAAACAGAAGATATTCGTTTGACGAAAATAGACACCAACGGCACTATTGTATTCGATAAACTTATTCATCCTTTGTTAGATATTGAAAACTATAATTATGGCTATGATTATTTTATATTTGATGCAACAATAAGCAGTAATGGCGAGCTAATTGTAAGTGGGCATGATGGCAATTCGTGGTGGGACTTTCCGAGGATCGTTATTATTGGTTTTGACACCAACGGCAACCCTAAATGGTTTAATGGCTACAAGGGGTTAGCAGAAGCTACGTCATTTAATTATAGTTTTGGACAAGCTATTGATAATGCCAATGGTGGTGTTTGTCTTTTAGTTGATCCTGTTGATTCTAACCCTTGGGTGTATAATATTGATGCCAAAGGTGATACAATTTGGACAGATGTAATTGCTCCGGAAAAAAATGATGACTACTCATTTTATTATACAGATATTATTTCAAGAGATAAAAATGATATACTTATTGCTGGATTAAAATCCAATTATGATTTAGATATATCACACAGTATTATAATAAAATACAATAAACATTATTTAAACAGTCAAAAAAGTGTTTATGAGCATCCAACATTTTTGAGATTTAGGCGGTTGCACAAAATTGTAGATGGTTTTATTACTTGGGGTGTTAATCCTGATTTTGAACAATATTTACCCTACCTCATTAAATTTGACACAGCGTTAAATTGCGCACCCAAAGCCAATTTTAACGCTACCCCAATTTTAAATACCTATGGCGTAGCCTTTAACGCCATATCATCGGGCGGAGATATTAGCTATTTATGGTCGTTTGGCGATGGTTTTGGCTCTATACTACCCAACCCCACCCACCAATACGCCGCCGAAAGCACTTATGCCGTGAGTATGGTTGCCATGAACCTTTGCGGCGCCGACACTTTTACCACTCAAATTTATGTTGATTTTACCAATACACAACAATTTCCGGATAATAACCTAAGCAACAACGATGGCTTTATGGTTTATCCAAATCCGGTTACGGGAGGGCAGCAAATTTATCTTCAATACCCTGTTAATATTATCACCTATACAAATACAAATATAAAATTTACCCTCTATAATATATTGGGGCAGCAAATTGCCACCCACTCTATAAACCCCACCAACAACAACCCCATTGCCCTACCCCTGCCCGCCCTGCCTAACGGCGTTTATTGGTACCGCATTACCACCGCCAACACAACCGAAAATCAGCTACAAACGGGTAGTGTGGTGGTCTGGTAAATATTTTAACCCTAATTTTATTTTTTAACAACTTTTAATAAAAATGTTATGATTAATATTATCGAATTTGCACAAAACAATTATGTTGTATCGCTTTTTAATGGATTATCTTTAAATCAACTTCAAAGGTTATAGCTGAAAACAGCGGCAGGTTTTGCAGATTGCTAAAAATAATAGCCGATGGCGGATATAGCGGCGAGTTGATTGAAAATACCCGGAAAACGTTTGGATGGGTGGTTGAGGTTGTAAACAGACCGGATACAGCCTCGAAATTCGAAGTGCTGCCAAAAAAAAGATGAATTGTTGAAAGAACTTTTGCCTGGTTCGAAAGCTATCGAAGATTGAGTAAAGGCTTTGAGTTCCAAACCGAAACGAGCCAAGCAATGATACAATTTGCCATGATAAAATTGATGCTTAATAGAATTAGAAAATAAAATTTAGGCAGCCTCTAAATATTTGCGTTGAGTTTGCAAAAAACTTGTTTTCATTTCTAATTACTGTTAATTTTATGCCTTCAAAATTTGGTTTGCTTAAGTTTTTAAATTTATATGCCCAATACAGTTCAACAACCTAAGATAGATGCAGAGTCGAATGCTCTTGAAGTTTATTTTTCCCCATTCAGGCGCAATACTATTGGCTCTAATGCCACCTTCGACTCGCCGTATGGTTTGCAGCGAGTTGTTTATGCCGACTGGATTGCCAGCGGCAGGTTATATGCCCCCATTGAGCAAAAATTAGCTAACCAATTTGGACCATGGGTGGCCAATACCCATACCGAAACGACTTATACCGGCACCACCATGACCCACGCCTACCACGAGGCACAACATATTATAAAAAAACACGTAAACGCCAGTGAAAGCGACGTAATGATTGCCACCGGCAGTGGTATGACGGGGGTAGTAAATAAGTTTCAGCGCATTTTGGGCTTAAAACTATCCGAAAAATTGGCCCCCTATTTGCAATTGCCCCACAATTACGAAAAACCTATTGTGTTTGTAACTCACATGGAGCACCACTCAAACCATACCTCGTGGATAGAAACCATAGCCGATGTTGAGTGCATTAAGCCCGATGAAAATGGATTAGTTGACTTAAACCATTTTGAAACCCTTTTGAAAACTTATCAAAATCGTAAAACAAAAATTGCGGCTGTTACCTCGTGTAGCAACGTAACGGGGGTGTTTTCGCCATACTACGAGATAGCGCGAATGGTGCACCGCGCGGGTGGCTATTGTTTTGTTGATTTTGCCTGCTCGGCCCCTTATGTAAATATAGATATGCACCCCGCCAACGATGACGAAGCCTATTTAGATGCTATTTATTTTTCGCCCCATAAATTTTTGGGCGGTCCAGGCACGCCGGGCGTATTGATATTTAATTCGGCATTATACAACAACCGGGTTCCCGACCAGCCCGGCGGCGGTACAGTTAACTGGACAAATCCCTGGGGCGAACATAGCTATATTAGTGATATTGAAGCGCGCGAAGACGGCGGTACCCCCGGATTTTTGCAGACCATAAAGGCGGCATTAGCTATTAAATTAAAAGAACAAATGCAGGTCGATAAAATATTACAACGGGAACACGAATTAATTGATAAAATTTTTTCCGGATTTGCCCCATGTAAAAATCTGCATCTTTTAGCGCCGCATATACAAAACCGCTTGGGGGCTATTTCCTTTTATATTGACAATATGCACTATAACTTAGGCGTAAAACTGTTGAACGATAAGTTTGGTATTCAAGTGCGTGGGGGCTGCTCGTGTGCAGGCACGTATGGCCATTACTTACTGAATGTTGACCAAGACACTTCGCATAATATTACCTGTAAAATTGATGCCGGCGATTTAACAGCCAAACCCGGATGGATACGTTTATCCATTCATCCAACCATGACAGATGCCGATATTAATTATATAATTGCGGCAGTTGCCGAATTATGCATCGAGCATCAAAATTGGGGTAAAGCGTATAACTATAATGTTAAAACCAACGAGTTTTATCATCAAAATCATACAATTGGCAGCCTCAGAAGCCAAGTAAAAAGTTGGTTCGAAATGGATGCAGTGTAATAACTTAATTTAGGCTGCAAATATATTAAGCTACTTTGCTAAGTTTACAAGCATAAACCCAAGCCGGGGGTAAATTAAGTGCCGAAAAATATAATTTTACGGCGTTAAACTGTTGTTTAAATTTGTTGCGTAAAAATGGCGAGTAACTTAAATGGATAAAAGTTCCATCGCTGTTTTTTAAGGTCTGCTCTACGGCTTTCATAATGGTTTCACTTACTGCCTCGGGCAGTACAACCAATGGCACCGACGAAATAATATAATCAACTTTTTCAATATTATTTGCATGAAGATATTGCGTTAAATGCTCGGCGCTATCGTTTATTAAATGTAATCTTTCGTCTTGAATTGTTGAATTTAGCATGGTACAAAAATTCTCATTTACTTCAAACGAAAAAAGTTGACTGTCGGGGTGCATCCGGTTTAATAATTCTTTGGTTATGCATCCATTTCCGGCACCTAACTCAATAATTACCTGTTTAGGCTTAAAAACTACTGGTTCTAACATTTTGTTGACCAAAAATTTAGAGCTAAAAGTTACGGTACCAACTGTTTTTAAACTTTTGGTTGCTTCGACAAAATATTTGAATGCCTGCATAGGAAAACGTAAGCAAATGTTAAAAAAAATGCAATAAAATAAGAATATTACGAACGAGGGTGCAAATTTCAGCATTTTAAGTTGTATTTTTCGCAATTATTTACAATAAAATTTCTAAACCCAACTATTTTACGCATTGGCCGAAATAAATTTATCGTTAGAGGGTATTAACCCAATTGAATTTTTTGGAATTGATAATGCCAAATTTAATTATATCCGGAATGCTTTTCCCAAACTTAAAATTGTTACCAGAGGTACAACTATTAAAGCAATTGGCAACGAAAATGATATAAAACTTTTTTCAGAGAAAGTAGAAATAGTAAGTAATTTTTTGGAACGATATGGTTCAGTTACCGAAAAACATATCGAAGAACTATTAGCCGGATTAGAACCTGTTGATGTACCTAAAGGCATTGATAATATAATTATGTACGGGCCTTATGGCAATTTAATCAGGGCTAAAACTCCAAATCAGGTGCGCATGGTAAAATCTGCCGAAGATAACGACATAGTGTTTGCCATTGGCCCCGCGGGCACCGGGAAAACCTATACAGCCGTAGCCTTGGCTGTTAAAGCACTTAAAAATAATTTAGTAAAACGCATCGTTTTAACACGCCCCGCTGTTGAAGCTGGCGAAAGCCTTGGTTTTTTGCCGGGCGACCTTAAAGATAAGGTTGACCCCTACTTGCGCCCACTTTACGATGCATTAGACGATATGTTGCCAGTAAATAAGCTAAACTATTTTATGCAAAATCGTATTATCGAAATTGCACCACTTGCCTATATGCGTGGCCGTACTATTGACAACGCCTTTATTATTTTAGACGAAGCCCAAAATGCCACCAACTTGCAAATAAAAATGTTTTTAACTCGTATTGGACCATCGGCAAAATGTATTATAACCGGCGACCTTACACAAATTGACCTGCCGCGAAACCAAAAAAGTGGTTTGCAAAGAGCCTTAAACATCTTACAAAACATTGACGGCATTGCAACCATTTATTTAGACAAAGAAGATGTAATACGCCATAAACTTGTAAAACGCATTATTGCCGCCTATAGTCATGCCGACGAAGCCGACGAGATAAAAAACACCACCCCCACACAACAAGTACTAATTACCGAATAAATAAACGCCAACCATCCGGGATACTTACATTTGTACCAACTAATTTTTTAATTTGCTGAGATAATCTTTGGGCTACTTACTTTGTTCGAAGCGTTGGCAATATAGGGCAAAAATATAAATTTGGCCGGATGAAGTAAACAATAAACGTACAAACAGCGTTTTAATGCTTAATTATGCCAATTTGTCAGTAAATATTAGGTAATTAGCCCAAAAAACAGTAATTTTGAGCGTTAATTACTTAACTATACAAACTATATAGCCCATTTAAACGCATTGGCCAGCTTTACCAATTTTTGTAGTTGCCTAATGCTATTTAATTGTTATGTACAACGATACCCACACCTTAGACATCGAAACCTTAGCAGCCAATTTGCACCAAAATCACCACAACACACCCTTGCCTGAAGACAGGCAGGGCGAGGTTTTGGATAATTTTGAAACCCAACAGCTGCCCAATAATTTTAACGGCAAACTATATTATATTGAAAGTTATGGCTGCCAAATGAATTTTAGCGATAGCGAAATTGTTGCCTCTATATTACAAAACGAAGGGTTTGGCAATACCCGCAACTTTGAAGAAGCTGACCTGATTTTTCTAAATACCTGCTCAATACGCGATAAAGCCGAACAGCGAATTCGCGCGCGTTTGCAAGCCCTGAACGCCGTGAAAAAACAACGCCCCAGCACCTTAGTTGGTATTTTGGGCTGTATGGCCGAACGCTTGAAAAATGACCTTTTAGAGCAAGAACGTATTGTTGATATGGTTGTAGGCCCCGACTCTTACCGCGACCTTCCGCGTTTGGTAAACAATGCCGACGAAGGGCAACGTGCGGTAAACGTAATCTTATCGCGCGAAGAAACCTATGCCGATATTAGCCCCGTGCGCTTAAACCAAAATGGCGTTACCGCCTTTGTTTCTATTATGCGAGGCTGCGACAATATGTGCTCGTTTTGTGTGGTGCCTTTTACCCGTGGCCGCGAGCGCAGCCGAAATGCCTACTCAATTATTGCCGAAACACATGACTTAGTACAACGCGGCTACAAAGAAGTTACCCTTTTAGGGCAAAATGTGGACTCGTACAAATGGGAAAACCCCGACACCAAAGAAATAGTAAACTTTGCCAACCTGCTCGAAATGGTAGCCTTAATTGACCCCCAACTTCGAGTGCGTTTTAGCACCTCGCACCCCAAAGATATTACCAACGAAGTGCTGCAAACCATAGCAAAACACCAAAATATATGTAATTACATCCATTTGCCAGTCCAGTCGGGCAGTAGCAATATACTGCAAAAAATGAATCGCACCTACAACCGCGAATGGTATTTAAACCGAATTGATGCTATTAGGCAAATTTTACCCGACTGCGCTATCAGTACCGATTTTATTTCCGGATTTTGCTCCGAAACAGAAGAAGATCATGCCGAAACGCTTAGTTTGATGCAAGAAGTACAATACGAAATGGCCTATATGTTTGCCTACAGCGAGCGATCCGGAACTTTAGCTGCCCGCAGGTATCCGGATGATATAAGCCCCGAAGTAAAAAATCGGCGCTTGAATGAAATAATTGCACTGCAAAACAAACACGCTCTTCAACGTAATTTATCCGATGTAGGCAAAATATTTACCGTTTTAATTGAAAAACCCTCCAAACGCTCGGATAGCGACCTTTGTGGCCGCACCGACCAAAATAAAATGGTCGTCTTTCCGGCAGAAAACTATCAACCAGGTCAGTATGTTGAAGTACTGATTGAAAGCGCAACCTCGGCATCGTTAAAAGGAAAGGTCTTAAAACTAAAAAGTTTTGACCAATGAAAAAAGCTTTGCCGATCTAAACACCTAACAAATAAAGTAAAGGGCCAATACGATTAAAAAATAATGGATATTCAATCAATAAAACAGCGGTTTGGCATTGTGGGCAATTCGCCTTCGTTAAGCAATGCCCTAAGCGTAGCCCTTCGTGTAGCCCCAACCGATTTGTCGGTACTTATTTTAGGCGAAAGCGGCGTGGGGAAAGAAGTTTTTTCGCAAATCATTCATAATGTAAGTCCCCGAAAGCATAACCCCTTTATAGCCGTAAACTGCGGCGCAATTCCCGAAGGCACCATAGACAGCGAATTGTTTGGCCATGAAAAGGGGGCATTTACCAGCGCTCACGAAAAACGCAATGGCTATTTTGAAGTTTGTAACTCGGGCACTATTTTTTTAGACGAGATAGGCGAAATGCCCCTTGGAACGCAATCGCGGCTGCTGCGTGTACTCGAAACAGGCGAGTTTATAAAAGTAGGCTCATCAAAAGTGCAACATACCAATGTGCGGGTTATTGCGGCTACCAATGTAAACCTTATTGAAGCAGTGCGCAATGGTAAGTTTCGCGAAGATTTGTACTACCGATTAAATACTGTACCCATTGAAATACCGCCCCTACGCGAACGAAAAGAAGATATTTATTTGCTTTTTAGGAAGTTTAGTGTAACATTTGCCGAAAAAAATCGCATCCAACCAATATCTTTAGACGAGGCAGCCCGGGAGGTACTACAAAACTATCATTGGCCTGGCAACGTAAGGGAGCTTAAAAATGTAGCCGAACAAGCCAC
The sequence above is drawn from the Sphingobacteriales bacterium genome and encodes:
- the miaB gene encoding tRNA (N6-isopentenyl adenosine(37)-C2)-methylthiotransferase MiaB, whose translation is MYNDTHTLDIETLAANLHQNHHNTPLPEDRQGEVLDNFETQQLPNNFNGKLYYIESYGCQMNFSDSEIVASILQNEGFGNTRNFEEADLIFLNTCSIRDKAEQRIRARLQALNAVKKQRPSTLVGILGCMAERLKNDLLEQERIVDMVVGPDSYRDLPRLVNNADEGQRAVNVILSREETYADISPVRLNQNGVTAFVSIMRGCDNMCSFCVVPFTRGRERSRNAYSIIAETHDLVQRGYKEVTLLGQNVDSYKWENPDTKEIVNFANLLEMVALIDPQLRVRFSTSHPKDITNEVLQTIAKHQNICNYIHLPVQSGSSNILQKMNRTYNREWYLNRIDAIRQILPDCAISTDFISGFCSETEEDHAETLSLMQEVQYEMAYMFAYSERSGTLAARRYPDDISPEVKNRRLNEIIALQNKHALQRNLSDVGKIFTVLIEKPSKRSDSDLCGRTDQNKMVVFPAENYQPGQYVEVLIESATSASLKGKVLKLKSFDQ
- a CDS encoding sigma-54-dependent Fis family transcriptional regulator; its protein translation is MDIQSIKQRFGIVGNSPSLSNALSVALRVAPTDLSVLILGESGVGKEVFSQIIHNVSPRKHNPFIAVNCGAIPEGTIDSELFGHEKGAFTSAHEKRNGYFEVCNSGTIFLDEIGEMPLGTQSRLLRVLETGEFIKVGSSKVQHTNVRVIAATNVNLIEAVRNGKFREDLYYRLNTVPIEIPPLRERKEDIYLLFRKFSVTFAEKNRIQPISLDEAAREVLQNYHWPGNVRELKNVAEQATVLSPERNLGVHEITQFIPRNSTALTRLPFGNDDTSGATNNNSHAGYNERELLYKILFDMRKEIAELKHVVMHLSGQEGNSVLSGNNATWADEPLSTAFPANTHKMASSTNPNLQQPIIINSGASNYHRGTNNNTTDNFNTPVEVEDTLSIEEKEKELIQRALRKHRGRRKDAATDLGISERTLYRKIKEYDIKE
- a CDS encoding PhoH family protein; its protein translation is MAEINLSLEGINPIEFFGIDNAKFNYIRNAFPKLKIVTRGTTIKAIGNENDIKLFSEKVEIVSNFLERYGSVTEKHIEELLAGLEPVDVPKGIDNIIMYGPYGNLIRAKTPNQVRMVKSAEDNDIVFAIGPAGTGKTYTAVALAVKALKNNLVKRIVLTRPAVEAGESLGFLPGDLKDKVDPYLRPLYDALDDMLPVNKLNYFMQNRIIEIAPLAYMRGRTIDNAFIILDEAQNATNLQIKMFLTRIGPSAKCIITGDLTQIDLPRNQKSGLQRALNILQNIDGIATIYLDKEDVIRHKLVKRIIAAYSHADEADEIKNTTPTQQVLITE